The Candidatus Eisenbacteria bacterium nucleotide sequence TCCGGGCCACCACCACGGGGATCTCGGCGATCGTCGACCCGCATGGTCGCATAGTTGCGGAGTCCGCAAGCGACGTACCGGCAACGTTGCAGGGGACGGTACGACCTTCGGGCAGTGTCACGGTGTACCAACGCCAGGGCGATTTCGTCGCGTGGATCGCCGTCGGGATTGGCATAGCCGCAACGATGGTGTCATACCTTGGACGCCGGAATCTGCACGGAGGAGGTATCTGATGTTCATTCGCATCCTGGCGATCGCAGCGCTCGCGGCCCTTCCCGCCGTCGCCCGCGCAGCCGTCGACTGCACCGCGCGCGAGCCGCTCCTGCCGCATGTGTGCGCGAGTGGCGCCAACGAGGGTTCGACCTGTCAGCCCGACTTCACCGGAGCCGACACGCTCATCTGCAGCGCGTCGCGGCCGGCGCAGAACGATACGTGCGGCGGCGCGAAGTGCACCATGGTGTTCGAGAAGGGCGCCAACTTCTCGGCCGAGATGCTGATCATCGTCGACGACAACGTGAGCCAGATGGACGGCGCGCAGTCGATCAACAACGCCGTCGCCGCGACCGTCGTCTTCAACCTGGGCAAGAACGGCTTCTTCGCGCAGACCTATCAGACGCTCGGCGCGGACCTGGCGTCGCTCACGCAAGCCCCGGTCGACGACTTCGGCGTCACGCTGGACGAGCAGCGGCTCCGCCAGGAGATGCTGCCGCACCCCAACGAAACGAAGGCCGCCATCGTGAACGACCTCCTCTTCCGCCCGCAGGACACGGACCTCGCCGACGCGCTGCGGGCGCTCTTCGTCACCACGGGGACGCCGGTGGTCTTCAAGGTGAGCTCGCCGGTGCTGAGCGACCACACCGATGGCCTGGCGACGGTGATGCGCCTCAAGGTGAAGGGCGGGTTCATCCTGCCGTAGGCTCGTCTCGCCGGCGGTGCTACACGCCGTCGGCATGATCGCGCTCTACTACGCTCCCCGCACACCTCCAGTCCGGGCGCTCGAGGGCGAGGCGCGGCCCGCGTTCCAGCGCGCGACGGCGGACTGAGCCGCATGGACGTCCTCGGCATGTCGGGCAGCCTCCGTGCCGCATCGACGAACGCGCGCCTGCTGCGCGCCGCCGCGAAGCTCGCGCCCGACGGAATGCAGTTCACGTTCTACGACGAGCAGATCGCCGCCCTGCCCCACTTCAGCCCGGACCTGGACGGCGAACGAGCCGCGGCTCCGCCTGCGGTGGCCGACCTCCGGCGACGCCTCTCGGCCGCCGACGCGGTGCTCATCTGCTGTCCGGAGTACGCGCACGGCGTTCCCGGTGCGTTCAAGAACGCGCTCGACTGGATCGTGTCGAGCGGCGAGCTCACCGACAGGCCGGTCGCGCTCGTCATGGCGTCGGCCAGCGGGGCGGAGCACGCACGTGCGGCGCTCGCGTCCACGCTCCGGGTCATGGGCGCGAACCTCGTCTTCGAGCGGTCGCTCGCCTTCTCGCCGAGGTACCTGGGGGCGGACGGCAGCATCCTCGACCCGGAGGCGGAGCGCGCCGTCCGCGAAGCCGTCGTCGCGCTCAGTCGTCCTTCGCCTTGAACTGTCCCGGGTCGTTGCGCTGGATGCCGATGCCGACGTGCTGGGTCTTCCAGCACGGTCCGTTGGTCGACTGCAGCTGGACCACGACCGGCGCGGTGAGCGGCAGGGCGAACGGCGGGATGTTGTCTCCCTTGGCCTTCAGGTGGATCGTCGTCCCGCCGCGGACCAAGCTCGACTTGAGAAGGACCTTCGCGATGCCCTGCGGCGTGCGCGCCTGATCCGTGTATTTGTAGCCGATGGTCGAGATCGGCTTCCAGCACGGACCGGTGCCGCAGGTGCCGCCGGCGGGTG carries:
- a CDS encoding NADPH-dependent FMN reductase produces the protein MDVLGMSGSLRAASTNARLLRAAAKLAPDGMQFTFYDEQIAALPHFSPDLDGERAAAPPAVADLRRRLSAADAVLICCPEYAHGVPGAFKNALDWIVSSGELTDRPVALVMASASGAEHARAALASTLRVMGANLVFERSLAFSPRYLGADGSILDPEAERAVREAVVALSRPSP